CGAGTTCCGTGAACTCTCCGACGCGTTCGACACCATGCTCGAACAACTCGAGTCGCACGTCGCCGAGCAGCAACGGTTCGCCGCGAACGCCTCCCACGAACTGCGCACCCCGCTGGCCATCTCGCAGACACTGCTCGACGTCGCCCGCAGGGACCCCACGCGGGACCGGGACGAACTCCTGGAACGCCTGCAGGTGGTGAACACGCGCGCGATCGACCTCACCGAGGCCCTCCTGTTGCTCAGCCGCAGCGACCGGGGGAACATCCACCGCGAGAGCGTCGACCTCTCCCTCGTCGCCGAAGAGGCCGCCGAAACCCTCCTTCCCCTCGCCGAACAGCGAGGGATCACGCTCGACGTCACCGGCGGAGCGGCACGGACCGGCGGCTCCGCGGAGCTCCTGCTGCGGATGGTGACGAACCTCGTCCAGAACGCCGTCGTCCACAACCTCCCCGCCGGTGGCACCGTGACGGTCCACACCGAAGCCCGGGGCGGGGCGAGCGTGGTGCGGGTCGAGAACACGGGGCATCCACTCCCACCGGAACTGGTGCCGACCCTCACCGAACCCTTCCAGCGCGGAACGCAACGGGCCCGCACCGACGAGCACGCCGGTGTCGGCCTCGGCCTGGCCATCGTGCACAGCATCGTCCGCGCCCACGACGGCACCCTCGACCTCGCCCCCCGCCCCGCCGGTGGCCTCGTCGCCACGGTCCGGCTCCCCGGCACGCCGTAGGACTTTTTCACGAGTGTTGCGGATGTCTGTGTCATCCGTGTCGGTGCGTGTCGGGGCCTTGTCGTTCCCATGAAGAGCAAGGGGGCAAATCCGGCACGAGTACCCGGACCCCCTTTTATGTCACGTGACATGTGCGCGACGGGCTGCGAGTGTCCCTGCCCATCAAGGCAGTCCTCCTTGAACGGGTGGGCGGCGATCCCGCCCAACTCCCCATGACTCTTTGGAGAAACCACATGTCCTCGCTTTCCCCCACAGGCGGCACGGCGCGACGTCTCGCCCTCACCTCCGGCGCCGTCGTCCTCACCGGCACCCTGATCGCCGCCGGCGCCGCCACCGCGTCGGCGGGTGCCGCCCCGAAGCCCTCCGGCGACACGTCCCCCGCGGCCACCGCCTCGTCGCTCGGCCTCGGCGCCAAGGAGAAGCTGGTCGTCAAGGACGTCGTCAAGGACGCCGACGGCACGGTCCACACCCGCTACGAGCGCACCTACGCCGGCCTCCCCGTCCTCGGCGGCGACCTCATCGTCCACCGCGCCGCCGACGGCGCCGTCAAGGACGTCACCAAGGCCGTCAAGGCCGCCATCAAGGTCGCCTCGCTCACCCCGAAGCAGACCCCGACCGCCGCCAAGTCCGCCGCGGTCAAGGCCGCCAAGGTCGCGCGGACCGCGGGTGCCGCCACCGGCGAAGCCCCCCGCAAGGTCATCTGGGCCGCCGACGGCAAGCCCGTCCTCGCCTACGAGACCGTCGTCAGCGGCACCCAGGACGACGGCGTCACGCCGAGCCTGCTGCGCGTCGTCACCGACGCCGACACCGGCAAGAAGCTGTACGAGCAGCAGCTGATCGACGACATAGCCGACGGCATCACCGCCAGGGGCGGCTCCGCGGCCGCCAAGCCGGGCAGCCCCCAGGTCGGCGCGGTCGGCACCGGCGCCAGCCAGTACAGCGGCACCGTCAACGTCAACACCACCACGTCGTCGAAGGGCTTCGACCTCGTCGACACCGTGCGCGGCGGCTCCAGCACCGTCGACTTCCAGCACCGGACGGGCGGCAAGGGCGTCCTGTTCAGCGACGCGGACAACGTCTGGGGCGACGGCACCCCCGGCAACAACCAGACCGCCGCCGTCGACGCCGCCTACGGCGCCGCCAAGACCTGGGACTTCTACAAGGACGTCCTGCACCGCAACGGCATCAAGAACGACGGCCGGGCCCCGGTCTCCCGGGTCCACTACGGCAACGCCTACCAGAACGCCTTCTGGGACGACCAGTCCTTCACCATCACCTACGGCGACGGCGCGAACAACCAGCACCCGCTGACCCAGCTCGACGTGGCCGGCCACGAGTTCAGCCACGGAGTCACCTCCGCCACCGCCGGTCTGCAGTACTCCGGCGAGTCCGGCGGCCTGAACGAGGCCACCTCGGACATCTTCGGCACCGCGGTGGAGTGGAACGCGAACAACGCCCAGGACCCGGGCGACTACCTGCTCGGCGAGAAGATCGACATCTTCGGCAACGGCAAGCCGCTGCGCTACCAGGACCAGCCCAGCAAGGACGGCCGCGGCTCGGCCGACTACTGGAGCGCCGGCGTCGGCAAC
The DNA window shown above is from Streptomyces vietnamensis and carries:
- a CDS encoding sensor histidine kinase; translated protein: MPRRPGLSVRLKLTLSYAGFLAVAGALLLAVVWGFLLRYVPDKPQGLLGISPNRYLLVHTFAPAAAVAMAVLLVLGLVGGWFLAGRMLAPLTRITAAARAAGEGSLSHRIRMKGRQDEFRELSDAFDTMLEQLESHVAEQQRFAANASHELRTPLAISQTLLDVARRDPTRDRDELLERLQVVNTRAIDLTEALLLLSRSDRGNIHRESVDLSLVAEEAAETLLPLAEQRGITLDVTGGAARTGGSAELLLRMVTNLVQNAVVHNLPAGGTVTVHTEARGGASVVRVENTGHPLPPELVPTLTEPFQRGTQRARTDEHAGVGLGLAIVHSIVRAHDGTLDLAPRPAGGLVATVRLPGTP
- a CDS encoding M4 family metallopeptidase, whose protein sequence is MSSLSPTGGTARRLALTSGAVVLTGTLIAAGAATASAGAAPKPSGDTSPAATASSLGLGAKEKLVVKDVVKDADGTVHTRYERTYAGLPVLGGDLIVHRAADGAVKDVTKAVKAAIKVASLTPKQTPTAAKSAAVKAAKVARTAGAATGEAPRKVIWAADGKPVLAYETVVSGTQDDGVTPSLLRVVTDADTGKKLYEQQLIDDIADGITARGGSAAAKPGSPQVGAVGTGASQYSGTVNVNTTTSSKGFDLVDTVRGGSSTVDFQHRTGGKGVLFSDADNVWGDGTPGNNQTAAVDAAYGAAKTWDFYKDVLHRNGIKNDGRAPVSRVHYGNAYQNAFWDDQSFTITYGDGANNQHPLTQLDVAGHEFSHGVTSATAGLQYSGESGGLNEATSDIFGTAVEWNANNAQDPGDYLLGEKIDIFGNGKPLRYQDQPSKDGRGSADYWSAGVGNLNVHYSSGVANHFFYLLSEGSGAKDINGVHYDSPTVDGSTVTGIGRDKAVQIWYKALTTYFTSTTDYHGAREGTLKAAADLYGAGSAEVRAVDAAWAGVNVKA